One stretch of Hymenobacter chitinivorans DSM 11115 DNA includes these proteins:
- a CDS encoding nuclear transport factor 2 family protein, whose amino-acid sequence MKKLLLAAGLWALAPAAFAQTSAAETAAVKKTITTFFDGMRRGDSALVRSTLAPGVVLHTISSRSGTVQTGTEKAAEFLQLVGTPHPEVYDERISFEQVLVDANLASVWTPYQFYVGPKFSHCGYNSFQLVKFAAGWKIVHIIDTRRKDGCK is encoded by the coding sequence ATGAAAAAACTTCTGCTCGCCGCCGGCCTGTGGGCCCTGGCTCCCGCGGCCTTTGCCCAGACTTCCGCCGCCGAAACGGCCGCCGTAAAAAAAACCATTACCACCTTTTTCGACGGTATGCGCCGGGGCGACAGTGCCCTGGTGCGCAGCACGCTGGCCCCGGGCGTGGTGCTGCACACCATCAGCAGCCGCAGCGGCACGGTGCAAACGGGCACGGAAAAAGCGGCGGAGTTTCTCCAGCTCGTCGGCACCCCGCATCCGGAGGTGTACGATGAGCGAATCAGCTTCGAGCAGGTGCTCGTGGATGCCAACCTGGCCAGTGTCTGGACGCCCTACCAGTTTTACGTGGGGCCCAAGTTCAGCCACTGCGGCTACAATTCCTTTCAGCTGGTGAAATTCGCCGCAGGCTGGAAAATCGTGCA